In one window of Nostoc flagelliforme CCNUN1 DNA:
- a CDS encoding helix-turn-helix domain-containing protein, with amino-acid sequence MKPYSSDLRQKVINAHNNQEGSQRQLAKRFSVSLSFVQSLLRRYRNSGTVEAKPRGGGQKPKLNHEQLALVELLVESDNDATLVELCEQLEQKTQLKISRSTMGRITQKLNLTRKKKHCTPAKNIPNGCKN; translated from the coding sequence ATGAAACCTTACTCCAGCGATCTGCGCCAAAAAGTAATTAACGCACATAACAATCAAGAAGGCTCTCAACGACAACTGGCAAAAAGATTTAGTGTCAGCTTGAGTTTTGTTCAAAGTTTACTCAGACGATACCGTAACAGTGGAACAGTTGAGGCAAAGCCTCGGGGTGGAGGTCAAAAACCGAAACTCAATCATGAGCAACTGGCATTAGTAGAGTTATTAGTAGAGTCAGATAATGATGCTACATTAGTGGAATTGTGTGAGCAATTAGAACAAAAAACTCAGTTAAAAATAAGTCGTTCCACAATGGGCAGAATCACACAAAAACTGAATTTGACGCGTAAAAAAAAACATTGCACGCCAGCGAAAAATATACCGAACGGGTGCAAAAATTAA
- a CDS encoding IS630 family transposase, whose amino-acid sequence MHASEKYTERVQKLRAEYWTTIGEVNLADLVFIDEAGVNIAMTRRFARSPQGTRAYGDRPDGRGKNVTMIGAMSTEGIIAAMTFTGGTNRSAFETYVTQVLVPNLWPGATVVMDNFSSHKVTGIKEAIEAVGARLVYLSPYSPDFSPIENCWSKVKEFLRSQAARTYEELDQAITNALDTVTKKDIIGWFTHCCYYIAPN is encoded by the coding sequence TTGCACGCCAGCGAAAAATATACCGAACGGGTGCAAAAATTAAGGGCAGAGTATTGGACAACTATTGGAGAAGTCAACTTAGCAGACTTAGTATTTATTGATGAAGCTGGAGTTAACATCGCCATGACTAGACGCTTCGCTCGTTCGCCCCAAGGTACTCGCGCTTATGGCGATCGTCCTGACGGGCGCGGAAAAAATGTAACGATGATTGGGGCTATGTCAACAGAAGGAATCATTGCCGCGATGACTTTTACTGGTGGTACTAATAGGTCAGCATTTGAAACCTATGTTACTCAAGTTTTGGTTCCAAATCTTTGGCCTGGGGCAACTGTTGTAATGGATAATTTCAGTTCTCACAAAGTTACGGGTATAAAGGAAGCCATTGAAGCCGTTGGTGCAAGGTTAGTGTACTTGTCTCCTTATTCTCCTGATTTTTCGCCGATTGAAAACTGTTGGTCGAAAGTGAAAGAGTTTTTGCGATCGCAAGCTGCTAGAACCTACGAAGAGTTAGATCAAGCCATCACAAATGCCTTAGATACAGTGACTAAAAAAGACATTATTGGATGGTTCACTCACTGTTGTTACTATATTGCACCCAACTGA
- a CDS encoding calcium-binding protein, with protein MHDYITGGDGDDSVFGDDGNDLLYAGRGNDSAFGGTESDRLFGDEGGDILTGADTATRGIAEVDLLTGGAGSDQFVLGITVGVFYSDGNTSSIRNIMLFQGLLIFLTNVRR; from the coding sequence TTGCATGACTACATTACAGGTGGCGATGGTGACGATTCCGTGTTTGGGGATGATGGTAACGATCTTCTCTATGCTGGACGTGGGAATGATTCTGCCTTCGGCGGCACTGAGAGCGATCGCCTGTTTGGAGATGAAGGTGGCGACATACTTACAGGAGCAGATACAGCAACAAGAGGTATTGCTGAAGTTGACCTTTTGACTGGCGGCGCTGGGAGTGATCAGTTTGTGCTAGGTATTACTGTCGGTGTTTTCTACAGCGATGGTAATACTAGTAGCATCAGAAACATTATGCTGTTCCAAGGCTTGCTCATATTCCTCACGAACGTCAGGAGGTAA
- a CDS encoding ATP-binding protein: protein MPANWTRIDKPEQSHQSQANVTVSSDTSFETSEIQRMEVFVPEIPNRSLNDLIVSAKVKNQIETALNSIRFHDVLYYEWNLKKIDPHGNRVAINLFGLPGTGKTFCAEAIAHYLGKSIIRVNYAEIESKYVGETPKNIKAAFNKARETGAVLFFDEADSILGKRLTNVTQSADHGVNVSRSVMLLELDNFNGVVIFATNLPRNFDGAFVRRIQAHIEFELPNEDCRMQLWNLLLPTEVPRADGITVEWLAQESIDLAGGDILNVVKLAASQAVVRSGEERRILQSDIQNAVTQVKLGKEKVGTDFSYHNQSTTTVDIVPPDKLPPDVREEYEQALEQHNVSDATSITIAVENTDSNT from the coding sequence ATGCCAGCAAATTGGACTAGAATCGATAAACCTGAGCAATCTCATCAATCTCAAGCTAATGTAACCGTTTCGTCAGATACTAGCTTTGAAACTTCTGAAATCCAGCGAATGGAAGTGTTTGTCCCAGAAATACCTAACCGCAGCTTAAATGACCTGATTGTATCAGCTAAGGTAAAAAACCAGATTGAAACAGCCTTAAACAGCATTCGGTTCCATGATGTACTGTACTACGAGTGGAACTTAAAAAAGATTGACCCTCACGGAAATCGAGTGGCAATTAATCTGTTTGGTTTACCAGGAACTGGAAAGACATTCTGCGCTGAGGCGATCGCTCACTATTTGGGTAAATCAATCATCCGTGTAAACTATGCAGAGATTGAATCTAAGTATGTAGGAGAAACTCCAAAAAATATTAAAGCAGCTTTCAACAAAGCCCGCGAAACCGGAGCAGTATTATTCTTTGACGAAGCCGATTCAATTCTTGGCAAACGACTCACCAATGTTACCCAAAGTGCCGATCACGGAGTCAATGTTAGCCGTTCCGTTATGTTGTTGGAGTTAGATAACTTCAATGGAGTTGTGATTTTTGCTACTAATCTACCAAGAAACTTTGATGGGGCTTTTGTAAGACGAATTCAAGCACATATTGAGTTTGAACTCCCAAACGAAGATTGCCGAATGCAATTGTGGAATTTACTACTACCTACAGAAGTTCCCCGTGCAGACGGTATTACCGTTGAATGGTTAGCGCAAGAGTCTATAGATTTAGCTGGTGGAGATATTCTCAATGTAGTAAAGTTAGCTGCAAGCCAAGCTGTTGTAAGGTCTGGAGAAGAGCGAAGGATTTTACAATCAGATATTCAAAACGCCGTCACCCAAGTTAAGCTTGGCAAAGAAAAAGTTGGTACTGACTTCTCTTACCACAACCAATCTACTACAACAGTGGATATAGTTCCACCTGACAAATTACCTCCTGACGTTCGTGAGGAATATGAGCAAGCCTTGGAACAGCATAATGTTTCTGATGCTACTAGTATTACCATCGCTGTAGAAAACACCGACAGTAATACCTAG
- a CDS encoding ShlB/FhaC/HecB family hemolysin secretion/activation protein, producing the protein MTTSACLALSAVAQSTPPSGVTIPPTAPDAVEQTIPKPSSSPRTLPSETPTLPPKVKLQTPPTQESPEVTSTSSDRFFIRKVEVLGNTVLHDEIATLTQPYENRSVTFEELLGLRSAIIKLYIKNGYITSGAFLPNNQDLSTGIVQIQVVEGKLEQIEIGGLRRLREEYVRSRLKRATSTPLNQQRLEEALQLLQLDPLIEQVNAQLAAGGTPGSNILRVSLKEAPAFHAALVIDNNQSPSIGSIQGSIEVSHDNLLGFGDRLSGRYGRTKGLDLYDINYTIPVNARNGTVSFRYNNGDSRIIEEDFRELGIRSEAQTYSLGFRQPTTRTPTSEFAFSLSLDLRRSQTYIFNDRPFSFIEGSEDAETKATVIRFSQDWVNRGTRRVLAARSQFSLGIDAFDATINNTGTDGQFFSWLGQFQWVQQLSPRNLLVARIDAQLTPDSLLSLERFSVGGVNTVRGYRQNQLVADNGIVGSVEVRVPLTSDPKVLQLVPFFEIGTVWNNREIDPDPATIASLGLGSRWLITPDLSLHLDYDVPLISVGDQGNSLQENGLYFSVRYQPF; encoded by the coding sequence ATGACGACCTCAGCTTGCCTTGCGCTCAGTGCAGTGGCTCAGTCCACACCACCATCAGGCGTCACTATTCCCCCAACCGCACCTGACGCGGTTGAGCAAACCATTCCCAAACCCTCTTCTTCACCCCGGACTCTCCCTAGTGAAACGCCTACATTACCACCGAAAGTTAAACTGCAAACTCCCCCAACCCAAGAGTCACCTGAAGTTACTTCTACTTCGAGTGATCGCTTCTTCATTAGAAAAGTGGAAGTGCTGGGAAATACCGTTTTGCATGATGAAATTGCCACCTTAACCCAGCCCTACGAGAACCGCTCAGTCACCTTTGAAGAGTTGCTCGGCCTGCGCTCGGCAATTATTAAACTCTACATTAAAAACGGCTACATCACCTCTGGAGCCTTCTTGCCCAACAATCAAGACCTCAGCACTGGTATAGTCCAAATTCAAGTCGTAGAGGGTAAGCTCGAGCAGATTGAAATCGGTGGGTTAAGGCGATTGCGAGAAGAATACGTGCGATCGCGCCTCAAACGTGCTACATCTACTCCCTTAAACCAGCAACGCCTAGAAGAAGCCTTGCAACTGTTGCAACTCGATCCGCTTATCGAGCAGGTGAATGCCCAGTTAGCCGCCGGCGGCACTCCGGGAAGCAATATCTTACGGGTCAGTCTCAAAGAAGCACCTGCCTTTCACGCTGCTCTAGTCATTGATAACAACCAATCTCCCAGCATTGGTTCCATCCAAGGCAGCATAGAAGTCAGCCATGATAACCTGTTAGGATTTGGCGATCGCCTCAGTGGCAGATACGGTCGTACCAAAGGACTGGACCTTTACGATATCAATTATACCATCCCTGTCAATGCTCGCAATGGTACTGTTAGCTTCCGCTATAACAATGGCGATAGCCGCATTATTGAAGAAGATTTCCGGGAGCTTGGTATCAGAAGCGAGGCTCAAACCTATTCCCTCGGTTTCCGTCAGCCAACCACAAGAACACCAACTAGTGAATTTGCATTTTCGCTATCCTTAGATTTGCGTCGCAGCCAAACGTATATATTCAACGACAGACCCTTTTCCTTCATAGAAGGTTCAGAAGATGCGGAAACCAAAGCTACAGTGATTCGGTTTTCTCAAGATTGGGTCAATCGCGGTACCAGACGAGTCTTAGCGGCCCGGTCTCAATTCAGTCTAGGGATAGATGCGTTTGATGCAACTATAAACAATACAGGTACTGACGGGCAATTCTTTTCCTGGTTGGGACAATTTCAGTGGGTGCAGCAGTTGTCACCCAGAAATCTGCTAGTAGCGCGAATTGATGCCCAGCTAACCCCAGATTCTTTACTATCTTTGGAACGCTTCAGCGTCGGTGGAGTTAATACAGTTCGAGGCTATCGACAAAACCAACTCGTTGCCGACAATGGCATCGTGGGTTCAGTTGAGGTTCGCGTTCCCCTCACATCAGACCCCAAAGTACTACAGTTAGTGCCTTTTTTTGAAATTGGTACGGTCTGGAATAATCGAGAAATTGACCCCGACCCAGCGACAATTGCCAGTTTAGGACTGGGGTCGCGCTGGCTGATTACACCCGATTTATCGTTGCACCTAGACTATGACGTCCCCTTAATTTCAGTTGGCGATCAGGGCAACTCGTTGCAAGAAAACGGTCTCTACTTTTCAGTACGCTATCAGCCGTTTTGA
- a CDS encoding two-partner secretion domain-containing protein: MIIKSWFGRGLEWKIGGCVALAAVLSIGVSENVLAQIVPDKTLGVEGSVVKPNVNIQGIPSDRIDGGATRGANLFHSFQDFNVGEGRGAYFANPAGIENILTRVTGNNPSNILGRLGVLGGANLFLLNPNGIVFGPNASLDIQGSFMATTADHVQLGDSGYFSASQPQTSSLLSVSPGALFFSQVANQPTAIINQGNLSTGKHLTLSAGNLDLQGQLQAGGDLKLQAQDRVKVRDSVTTPFLAQAGGNLIIGGNQGIDILALNHPTLTSFVSRGDFSLISDGIISGDARFASGGNFSLKSISGGLANFVSLYDPIISSNGDVDVAANYTGSSLLVESKGNIRFQGDINITTPDTSALPAGQDSANLSKSTALIMRSGQNNLAYGGVNSGSVPALQNGTVPEGITLGGNVTLQPFNSAGGIVSLTTALGNVSTQSIFTNEGNISLKATNGSITTGNLDSSSRSDSGNTANGGDISLEATNGSITTGNLDSSSGSASGNAANGGNISLEATNGSITTDSLFSYSYSESGSTGDGGEIGLLAANNIITGDFISGSRSNSSGSTGNGGEIDLITTNGTILIGDLISESYSTNSGSGGNGGAIAFTALGNITTGGMNSEAGGTGKGGDITFKSIAGAIDTDGGAITSQIRDNSDGTGNAGAIAFTAQKDIQTATVNASAEKGNGGSIQLTSNNGMINTTAGDLATDSRSGNGGEIRLTSSTGSIFTGDFYSDSDSGSDSAGQGGAISLFATEGSIKTGNLYSYSGSCSCRFAGDGGKIHLQALKGEITTGDLNSYSRSNSGSAGNGGTVALTASGNITTGGINSQASGSDHGGDITLRSNNGAINTTKGTVTSQIQNNSGGTGNGGAIAFTASGDIQTATVDASAEKGDGGNIQLTSTNGAINTTKGTLYTDSRNGNGGAISLKAPDGSITTSDLLSYSYSTSGNVANGGQISLEAGNGSINSTGLYSYSYSTSGSAKNGGAISLKAANSITTAGLFSYSNSGVDSGGNGGAINLTATDGNIYTNNLYSYSQFNSGIAGNGGAIDLRAAKGSIFTDDLYSVSYSDSTLKGNGGNGGAIAFTALGNITTGGINSEVFGAGNGGDINLTSIAGAIDTTRGTITSQIREGSNGTGRAGAIAFTASGDIQTATVNASAEKGDGGKIYLNAGLGDIKTGFLASYSSSNAAGNGGDITISAVHGNIATTGDLLSYSGDTKVLNSSYAGTGGAITLDAGENINTLSLNSGSSASRKTGAGGAITLSAGASINTQSLESKSYAYSDIAGTGGAITLDAGKNINTLFLDSGSQTNFGTASTGGAITLDAGENINTLSLDSGSYSSNGDTAGIGGAITLDAEENINTLSLNSGSLAFYGKTATGGAITLSAGANIYIGSLNSYSYSSDGDTAGTGGAITLSADDTINFQEYDFSTKTYNLNSRGSINSSGATGSGNITIKSNAPFVFNNGAISSDTFGSGKAGDIQIRATSISLTNGAQLSASSHSLGAGGNITLVASDTVELTGETTSKPEGIFENYTSTNVSSNIVGLPPGTYLGAYIPNGTFQFPSALPTNFQLPSGTVFPSGVFSQKTVSSTGSPGNLKIETGRLIINNGAAIATTTFGKNSNAGDISIRASDSIKIDSGSILSGVAPNAIGNSGKVEMSTSSLELTNSGIVQTQTLGEGVAGNIVVDADTVSISNKGSALRSASGGINELLPGTSSSSKIGGGGNINVRANNLQVTDGAVLDATTVTNSTGGDITVSANTLSVDKGGQILTSTSGTGDAGSITVNATQIQLSDSESGLLAQTTSAGKAGDLTIQPHGDGQSLRVLFQKGAQISASTSGNGQGGNLSVKAPQAVTINGNGHLSVETTGAGKAGDVTLTTDTLNINNGATVSATAIATATISEPSGSISVNANQVNLSGTGSGLLAETQGAADAGSLSLQPSNNGQSLTVNLQDNAQISASTSSSGQGGNLFVTAPQAVTIKGNGQLSVETSGAGVAGNLTIDTQRLTIQDGAQVSASTSSPNSNGVGGNIRVNATQSLDLSNGVRLLAESNGAAPAGKVTINTGNLTATNNSTIATSSELSSGGDITITASDIRLFGDSDIRTNVASGAGGGGNIKLTANSIIAFDDSDILAYADDDGGKGGNITLDTRAFFGENYSPVSSRNDPPNTLDGNNRVDVNATGAINGVITLPDVSFIQNSLNELPENQINTDSLLANSCIVRRNQPTKGSFTITGTGGLPQRPGDAQMSSFPTVDIETLPSDSTLSTTNPNRPWQKGDPIVEPQGVYRLSNGELVMSRECS, encoded by the coding sequence ATGATTATTAAAAGCTGGTTTGGTCGAGGTTTGGAGTGGAAGATTGGGGGTTGTGTCGCTTTAGCGGCGGTACTCTCAATAGGAGTAAGCGAGAATGTCTTGGCTCAGATCGTGCCTGACAAGACGCTGGGTGTTGAAGGTTCTGTTGTTAAACCCAATGTCAATATACAGGGAATTCCTAGCGATCGCATTGATGGTGGCGCAACTCGCGGTGCCAACCTCTTCCACAGCTTTCAGGACTTTAATGTGGGGGAAGGCAGGGGGGCTTATTTCGCTAATCCTGCTGGGATAGAGAATATCTTAACTCGGGTTACGGGCAATAATCCCTCTAACATCTTGGGTAGGTTGGGAGTTTTGGGTGGGGCGAATTTGTTTTTGCTCAATCCGAACGGGATTGTATTTGGCCCGAATGCGAGTTTGGATATCCAAGGGTCATTTATGGCGACGACAGCCGATCACGTACAGTTGGGTGATAGTGGCTATTTCAGTGCTTCCCAACCGCAAACAAGTAGTTTGCTTTCTGTGAGTCCGGGAGCGCTATTTTTTAGTCAGGTTGCCAATCAACCGACTGCGATCATTAATCAAGGGAATTTATCAACTGGGAAACACCTTACTCTATCGGCTGGCAATCTGGACTTGCAGGGACAGTTACAAGCAGGGGGAGATTTAAAGTTACAGGCGCAGGATAGGGTGAAAGTGCGCGATAGTGTGACAACTCCATTTTTGGCTCAAGCAGGTGGTAATCTCATAATTGGGGGAAATCAAGGAATTGACATTTTAGCCCTCAATCATCCAACGCTGACATCGTTTGTGAGTAGGGGTGATTTTAGCTTAATTAGTGATGGAATTATTTCTGGCGATGCTCGGTTTGCCAGTGGTGGGAATTTTTCGCTTAAGAGTATATCAGGGGGACTGGCAAACTTTGTGAGCCTTTATGACCCAATAATTAGTAGCAATGGCGATGTGGATGTTGCAGCTAACTATACGGGATCATCGTTGTTAGTCGAAAGCAAGGGTAATATTCGCTTTCAGGGTGATATAAATATCACTACACCGGATACTAGTGCTTTACCTGCTGGACAAGATAGTGCAAATTTAAGCAAGAGTACAGCGTTAATTATGCGTTCTGGGCAGAATAATCTAGCTTATGGTGGTGTTAATTCTGGTTCAGTACCTGCGTTGCAGAATGGAACTGTGCCAGAGGGAATTACTTTGGGTGGAAATGTTACTTTACAGCCGTTTAATAGTGCTGGGGGAATAGTTAGCTTAACGACAGCATTGGGAAATGTGAGTACTCAGAGCATTTTTACTAATGAAGGTAACATTAGCTTAAAAGCTACCAACGGCAGCATTACCACTGGCAATTTGGACTCTTCCTCGCGTTCTGATTCTGGCAATACGGCAAATGGAGGCGACATCAGCCTTGAAGCTACTAATGGCAGCATTACCACTGGCAATTTGGACTCTTCCTCGGGTTCGGCATCTGGCAATGCGGCAAATGGAGGCAATATCAGCCTTGAAGCTACTAATGGCAGCATTACCACTGATAGTTTATTCTCTTACTCCTACTCTGAATCTGGCAGTACAGGAGATGGAGGTGAGATCGGCCTCTTGGCTGCCAATAACATCATCACTGGGGATTTTATTTCTGGTTCCCGTTCCAATTCTTCTGGTAGTACAGGAAATGGGGGGGAAATTGACCTTATAACAACCAATGGTACAATCCTTATCGGTGATTTAATATCTGAGTCTTACTCTACCAATTCTGGCAGTGGAGGAAATGGAGGCGCGATCGCATTCACTGCCTTGGGCAACATTACCACAGGCGGTATGAACTCAGAAGCCGGAGGTACTGGCAAAGGCGGGGACATCACCTTCAAAAGTATTGCAGGAGCTATTGATACAGATGGAGGAGCTATCACATCTCAAATTCGAGACAATTCAGATGGAACAGGAAATGCAGGTGCGATCGCATTTACTGCCCAAAAAGATATTCAAACCGCTACTGTTAATGCTAGTGCGGAAAAGGGAAATGGTGGAAGTATCCAACTCACTAGTAACAATGGGATGATTAACACCACCGCAGGAGATTTGGCCACTGATTCTCGAAGTGGAAATGGAGGAGAGATTCGCCTGACAAGTTCCACTGGCAGTATTTTTACAGGCGATTTTTATTCTGATTCAGACTCTGGGTCTGACAGTGCAGGTCAGGGGGGCGCGATTAGCCTTTTTGCCACAGAAGGAAGCATTAAAACTGGCAATTTGTACTCTTACTCAGGATCTTGTTCTTGTCGCTTTGCGGGAGATGGGGGTAAGATTCACTTGCAAGCATTGAAGGGTGAAATTACCACAGGTGATTTGAACTCTTACTCGCGCTCTAATTCTGGCAGTGCGGGAAACGGAGGCACTGTTGCCTTGACTGCCTCTGGCAACATTACCACAGGTGGCATTAACTCCCAAGCATCTGGTAGTGATCATGGCGGAGACATCACTCTCAGGAGTAACAACGGAGCCATTAACACAACAAAGGGAACTGTCACTTCCCAAATTCAGAATAATTCTGGTGGCACTGGCAATGGTGGAGCGATCGCTTTCACTGCCTCTGGAGATATTCAAACCGCTACAGTTGATGCTAGTGCCGAAAAAGGAGATGGTGGCAACATTCAACTCACTAGCACTAATGGAGCGATTAATACTACTAAAGGAACTTTATACACTGATTCTCGAAATGGGAATGGTGGTGCCATTAGCCTAAAAGCTCCTGACGGCAGCATTACCACAAGTGATTTGTTATCTTACTCGTACTCTACATCTGGCAATGTGGCAAATGGAGGTCAAATCAGCCTTGAAGCTGGTAACGGCAGCATTAACAGTACTGGTTTGTACTCTTACTCGTACTCTACATCTGGTAGTGCAAAAAATGGAGGTGCGATTAGTCTAAAAGCCGCTAACAGCATTACCACTGCTGGTTTATTCTCTTACTCAAACTCTGGTGTTGATAGTGGGGGAAATGGAGGCGCGATTAACCTGACTGCAACTGACGGTAATATTTACACTAACAATTTGTACTCATATTCGCAGTTTAATTCTGGCATAGCAGGAAATGGAGGAGCAATTGACCTGCGTGCTGCCAAAGGTAGTATTTTTACAGACGATTTATATTCTGTCTCGTACTCAGATTCTACCCTAAAAGGAAATGGAGGAAATGGAGGCGCGATCGCATTCACTGCTTTGGGCAACATTACCACTGGTGGTATCAACTCAGAAGTATTTGGTGCTGGTAATGGTGGGGACATTAATCTCACCAGTATCGCAGGAGCTATTGATACAACTAGGGGAACTATCACATCCCAAATTCGTGAAGGTTCAAATGGAACAGGGCGTGCAGGTGCGATCGCATTCACTGCCTCTGGAGATATTCAAACCGCTACAGTCAATGCTAGTGCCGAAAAAGGAGATGGTGGTAAGATTTACCTAAATGCTGGCTTGGGAGACATTAAAACTGGCTTTTTGGCATCTTACTCATCTTCCAACGCCGCAGGTAATGGTGGGGACATTACCATCAGTGCTGTTCATGGCAATATTGCCACTACTGGCGATTTGCTCTCTTACTCTGGTGATACGAAGGTCCTAAACTCAAGTTATGCAGGTACAGGGGGAGCGATAACACTGGACGCAGGAGAAAATATTAATACACTATCTCTGAACTCCGGCTCCTCAGCCTCTCGTAAAACAGGTGCAGGAGGAGCGATAACATTGAGCGCTGGAGCTAGTATTAATACACAATCTCTGGAGTCAAAATCCTACGCCTACAGTGACATAGCAGGTACAGGGGGAGCGATAACACTAGACGCAGGAAAAAATATTAATACACTATTTCTAGACTCTGGCTCCCAGACCAACTTCGGTACAGCAAGTACAGGGGGAGCGATAACACTAGACGCAGGAGAAAATATTAATACACTATCTCTAGACTCTGGCTCCTACTCCTCAAACGGTGATACAGCAGGCATAGGGGGAGCAATAACACTGGACGCAGAAGAAAATATTAATACACTATCTCTAAACTCTGGCTCCTTAGCCTTCTACGGTAAAACAGCCACAGGGGGAGCGATAACATTGAGTGCTGGAGCTAATATTTATATAGGATCTCTGAACTCTTACTCCTATTCCTCAGACGGTGATACAGCAGGTACAGGAGGAGCGATAACATTGAGTGCTGATGATACTATCAACTTTCAAGAATACGACTTTTCTACTAAAACATACAATCTGAATTCAAGAGGTTCAATTAACTCTTCTGGAGCAACGGGTTCAGGAAACATTACTATCAAAAGCAATGCTCCTTTTGTTTTTAATAATGGTGCAATATCAAGCGATACATTTGGTTCTGGCAAAGCGGGAGATATTCAAATTAGGGCGACTTCAATTTCCCTTACTAATGGTGCACAACTATCCGCTTCCAGTCATAGCTTAGGAGCAGGCGGAAACATCACTTTAGTTGCTTCTGATACAGTAGAACTGACTGGAGAAACAACCAGCAAACCAGAAGGTATTTTTGAAAATTATACCAGTACCAATGTGTCTAGTAACATTGTTGGACTTCCACCAGGTACATACCTTGGTGCTTATATTCCAAATGGAACTTTCCAATTTCCCTCCGCTCTTCCAACAAATTTTCAACTTCCCTCTGGAACTGTATTTCCTTCCGGTGTGTTTTCCCAAAAAACCGTTAGTTCTACTGGCAGCCCTGGTAACTTAAAAATAGAAACTGGAAGACTTATCATTAATAATGGCGCAGCGATCGCCACAACCACCTTTGGAAAAAATAGCAATGCAGGTGATATTTCAATCAGAGCTAGTGACTCAATAAAAATCGACAGTGGCTCAATATTGAGCGGGGTGGCTCCTAATGCAATTGGCAACAGTGGTAAAGTTGAAATGAGCACTTCCAGCTTAGAGTTAACCAATTCTGGAATTGTACAAACCCAGACTTTGGGAGAAGGAGTTGCAGGAAATATAGTGGTGGATGCTGATACAGTCAGTATTTCTAATAAGGGAAGCGCTTTACGCTCTGCCAGTGGTGGTATTAATGAACTATTACCAGGAACATCCAGTAGTAGTAAAATTGGAGGGGGTGGTAACATTAACGTTAGAGCTAACAACCTACAGGTAACTGATGGAGCTGTTTTAGACGCCACAACTGTAACTAACTCAACAGGGGGCGATATTACAGTCAGCGCCAACACTTTGAGTGTTGATAAAGGTGGACAGATTCTTACCTCAACTTCCGGCACTGGAGATGCTGGTAGTATAACAGTGAATGCAACACAAATACAACTATCCGACTCAGAGAGTGGTTTGTTAGCTCAAACAACCAGTGCAGGGAAAGCAGGGGACTTAACTATTCAACCGCATGGTGATGGACAAAGTTTAAGGGTTTTGTTCCAAAAAGGAGCGCAGATATCAGCATCCACCTCTGGTAACGGTCAAGGGGGAAACTTATCTGTAAAGGCACCACAGGCGGTTACGATTAACGGCAATGGTCATCTCTCAGTCGAGACAACTGGGGCTGGCAAAGCTGGAGACGTAACCCTTACCACTGACACTTTAAATATCAACAATGGAGCCACAGTTTCTGCTACCGCTATCGCAACTGCCACGATTTCAGAACCAAGTGGCAGTATCAGTGTTAATGCCAACCAAGTGAACCTCTCAGGTACAGGCAGTGGCTTATTGGCAGAAACACAGGGAGCTGCTGACGCTGGTTCATTGAGTTTGCAACCTTCTAATAACGGGCAGAGTTTGACGGTAAATCTCCAAGATAATGCTCAAATCTCCGCTTCTACCTCTAGCAGTGGTCAAGGAGGGAACCTATTTGTCACAGCACCGCAGGCAGTCACAATTAAGGGCAATGGTCAACTTTCAGTCGAGACAAGCGGCGCTGGGGTAGCGGGAAACTTGACAATTGACACACAAAGGCTAACAATTCAGGATGGAGCACAGGTGTCCGCTTCTACATCATCCCCTAATTCTAACGGAGTAGGCGGCAACATCAGAGTAAACGCTACACAATCTTTAGACCTGAGCAATGGGGTACGTTTGCTTGCCGAGTCAAATGGTGCTGCTCCTGCTGGGAAGGTAACAATTAACACCGGAAACTTAACAGCCACAAATAATAGCACGATCGCAACTTCCTCTGAGCTATCTTCTGGGGGAGATATCACCATCACCGCTTCTGACATCCGCCTCTTTGGTGACAGCGATATCAGAACCAATGTCGCCTCTGGTGCAGGCGGTGGCGGTAACATTAAGCTAACAGCTAACTCAATTATCGCTTTTGACGACAGCGACATCCTCGCTTATGCTGATGATGATGGCGGTAAAGGGGGAAATATCACCCTCGATACCAGAGCTTTCTTCGGCGAAAACTACAGCCCTGTATCTTCTCGTAACGATCCCCCAAATACCCTTGATGGCAATAACCGAGTAGACGTGAATGCTACTGGTGCTATCAATGGAGTCATCACCCTACCCGATGTCAGCTTTATCCAAAACAGCCTTAACGAGTTACCGGAAAATCAGATTAACACCGACAGCCTCCTGGCAAATAGCTGCATTGTCCGCCGCAATCAACCAACAAAGGGAAGCTTCACTATCACAGGTACTGGTGGCTTACCCCAGCGCCCCGGAGATGCTCAAATGTCCAGCTTTCCCACAGTAGACATAGAAACTTTACCCAGTGACAGCACACTCTCAACGACCAACCCAAATCGTCCTTGGCAAAAAGGCGACCCAATTGTAGAACCCCAAGGCGTGTATCGGTTATCGAACGGGGAACTCGTTATGAGTCGAGAATGTTCTTAA